The genomic interval AATTATTGGTGAAGGCTGTATTTTGAAAAACTGCCGTATTCAACATTCAGTTTTAGGAGTGCGATCGCGGATTGAATCGGGCTGTATCATCGAAGAATCTTTGCTCATGGGCGCAGACTTTTATCAAGCTTCTGTTGAGCGTCAATGCAGCATCGACAAAGGTGATCTCCCCGTAGGCATTGGTACAGATACCATCATTCGCCGGGCAATTATTGATAAAAATGCCCGCATTGGTCACGATGTTAAAATCATCAACAAAGATAACGTCCAAGAAGCTGACCGAGAAAGTCAAGGCTTCTACATCCGTAGTGGGATTGTAGTTGTCCTCAAAGGTGCAGTCATTACCGATGGGACGATTATTTAAGGAACGCAGGGGGCAGGAGGGTAATAAGCTACCTTGTACACACAAGTTATGGAATTACCCCACCCTAACCCTCCCCTTGGAAAGGGGAGGGGACTAGATTTGCTTATTTCCCTCCTTTCCAAGGGAATAAGGGGACTAGATTTGCTTATTTCCCTCCTTTCCAAGGGGATAAGGGAACTAGATTTGCTTATTTCCCCCCTTTATAAGGGGGGATTAAGGGGGGTAATTCGACTTGTGTGTACACCGTAGTGGTAATACAAAGAGGGATTCAAACCCACCTCTTGCTATCTGAGTTGAAAGTGCTGAGTTTGAAACTTTGAATTATGAGTACGACAAACTATTACTTTTCACTGTTTTCTCACTCAGCACTCAGCACTCAGCACTCAGCACTCAGCACTCCACACTCAGCACTCAGCACTCAGCACTCAGCACTCCTCTTACTCATCGGTCTGCCGGGTAGCGGCAAGTCAACTTTAGCAAAACAATTAATAGCTAAATGCCCCCAGATGCAACTGATTTCTACAGATGCCATCCGGGGGCAATTGTTTGGCGATGAAATTATTCAAGGGCCGTGGTTTTTGATTTGGCAAGAATTAGAACAGCAACTTCAAAAAACAGCTATGGCTAATCAATCAGCAATTTTTGATGCTACCAATGTTCAAAGAAGCCATCGCCGCGACTTGATTACCTTTAGCCGTGACATAGGTTTTACGCAAGTGGTGGGAATTTGGCTCACTACACCAGTATGGCTGTGTTTGGCTCGCAATAAAAGACGCGATCGCCAAGTTCCCGAAGAAGTCATCTTCCGAATGCACCGCCAACTCCGAGACGCTCCACCCAGCATCGAAGAAGGATTAGACGACTTGATTAAAATAGGGTGTGGGGTATAAGGGTGTGGGGAGTGTGGGGAGTGTGGGAAGAGAGGGGAGTGTGGGAAGAGAGGGGAGTGTGGGGAGTGTGGGGAGAGAGGGGGGAAAGATTTCTTCACCATCCTCACACACCTCCCACACCTCCCACACTTCCCAAAGTACGGGAATTGCGCTGACGCAGTGAGCAAGAACCCCACTTGCAATTGTGTTTTGTTTGTTAATTTAAAATCAGAATCTAATTGCTCGGCATTATACCTAGCAAAATATAAATCTGACATCTTACAAAAAAACTTAAAGTAAATTTTTACAGGAGGCTGGTAGATGGCTGCAACCGACTTCAAAGATTATTATTCAGTTTTGGGAGTTAGTAAGACTGCCAGTCCAGAGGAAGTTAAACAAGCTTTTCGGAAATTAGCCCGAAAGTATCACCCTGATGTAAATCCTGGCAATAAGCAAGCAGAAGCCAATTTTAAAGAAGTCAATGAAGCCTATGAAGTCTTATCTG from Aulosira sp. FACHB-615 carries:
- a CDS encoding AAA family ATPase, with the protein product MSTTNYYFSLFSHSALSTQHSALSTPHSALSTQHSALLLLIGLPGSGKSTLAKQLIAKCPQMQLISTDAIRGQLFGDEIIQGPWFLIWQELEQQLQKTAMANQSAIFDATNVQRSHRRDLITFSRDIGFTQVVGIWLTTPVWLCLARNKRRDRQVPEEVIFRMHRQLRDAPPSIEEGLDDLIKIGCGV